A single region of the Lotus japonicus ecotype B-129 chromosome 4, LjGifu_v1.2 genome encodes:
- the LOC130711435 gene encoding U-box domain-containing protein 34 isoform X1, whose amino-acid sequence MATLRSVAVAVSGGSGAAKGSRRAVQWAVDNLVPQADRFILVHVIPRISSIPTPTGEYIPVSEADADAFATYVEDVKQKSEQVFVPFKKLCESEMMETMLLEDDNPANALLGFVSESGVQTLVLGDSSNFITRKLKGPGIPNTILRCAPDSCDVYVVSRDRIISNLADSSSSNPHVSGFLIFPSTETSTSYFMSTQVNKANYGAGFGGEMSGINSSSMEPKILKNFRFLSLSDRSYIGLQTNSRRSSFENSIQNEEEIPEYIGDDVETISLHSFDSIASAQLEQLGMQEEAERLQLELRNTIAMYRQVCEDLARAQSKASLLSSESLEDSKRINASLKREENLRKIAAEEKTKYLEVKKELEEAKNVLAKESYERQMAELNVLKESIEKQRIVDTLLSKDRRYRMYSMDEFKTATNNFSEDLMIGEGGYGKVYKCNLDHTPVAVKVLHHDAINKKEEFLKEVEILSQLHHPNMVLLLGACPENGCLVYEYMENGSLEDYILSKNAKPRLPWFIRFRIVFEMACGLSFLHNSKPEPVVHRDLKPGNILLDRNYVSKISDVGLAKLLFEVVPDNITEYRESVLAGTIHYMDPEYQRTGTVRPKSDVYAFGVITLQLITARHARGLILTVEDAITNGSFRDILDKSAGDWPLDETLELAQIGLKCTALRCRDRPELDTEVLPLLKRLSDMANASEKMGRSSTCTPSQYYCPILQEIMDEPHIAADGFTYEYRAIKAWLSKHNVSPVTKVKLQHSELTPNHTLRSAIQEWKSGATSLY is encoded by the exons ATGGCCACCCTGAGATCGGTTGCTGTCGCCGTCAGTGGCGGCTCCGGCGCCGCCAAGGGTAGCCGGCGAGCTGTTCAGTGGGCGGTGGACAATCTCGTGCCTCAAGCAGATAGGTTCATCTTAGTTCACGTCATCCCCAGAATCTCTTCAATTCCAACCCCAA CTGGAGAGTATATTCCCGTTTCGGAAGCAGATGCCGATGCCTTTGCAACTTATGTGGAGGATGTGAAACAAAAGTCTGAACAAGTCTTTGTTCCATTCAAGAAGCTCTGCGAATCAGAGATG ATGGAAACCATGCTGCTAGAAGACGATAATCCTGCAAATGCACTTCTTGGATTTGTCTCAGAGTCCGGGGTCCAAACTTTAGTGCTGGGTGACTCGTCAAATTTCATTACAAg GAAGCTAAAAGGACCTGGGATACCAAATACCATTCTAAGATGTGCTCCTGACAGCTGTGATGTATATGTTGTATCTAGAGACAGAATTATATCAAATTTAGctgattcttcatcttcaaatccTCATG TTTCTGGTTTTCTTATTTTTCCTTCAACAGAGACTAGCACAAGCTACTTCATGTCTACTCAAGTAAATAAAGCAAACTATGGTGCTGGCTTTGGTGGAGAAATGTCTGGAATTAATTCATCCTCAATGGAACCCAAAATTCTAAAAAATTTCAGATTTTTATCATTATCAGACCGTAGTTACATTGGTCTGCAAACAAATAGTCGTAGGAGTTCTTTTGAGAATTCTATccaaaatgaagaagaaattcCAGAATACATCGGAGATGATGTTGAAACTATTAGCCTCCACTCATTTGATTCCATTGCTTCTGCACAACTGGAACAG TTAGGCATGCAAGAAGAAGCAGAACGGCTGCAGCTGGAGTTGCGGAATACCATTGCCATGTACAGACAGGTTTGTGAAGACCTAGCTCGTGCTCAAAGCAAG GCCTCTTTACTTTCTTCTGAGTCTCTTGAAGATTCTAAAAGAATAAATGCTTCCCTGAAAAGAGAGGAGAATTTGAGAAAGATTGCTGCTGAGGAGAAAACAAAGTATTTAGAAGTCAAGAAGGAACTTGAGGAGGCAAAAAATGTGCTTGCCAAAGAATCATATGAAAGACAGATGGCTGAGCTTAATGTCCTTAAAGAATCCATAGAAAAACAGAGAATTGTGGATACATTGCTCTCTAAGGACCGGAGATACCGAATGTACAGCATGGATGAATTCAAGACAGCGACAAACAACTTCTCAGAGGACTTGATGATTGGTGAAGGTGGGTACGGGAAAGTATACAAGTGCAATCTTGATCACACACCAGTGGCTGTAAAGGTTCTGCATCATGATGCAATCAACAAGAAAGAGGAGTTTCTAAAAGAG GTTGAGATTCTCAGTCAGCTACACCATCCAAATATGGTTTTGTTACTTGGAGCCTGTCCTGAGAATGGTTGCCTTGTTTATGAATACATGGAAAATGGAAGCCTTGAAGACTACATTCTCAGCAAAAATGCAAAACCACGACTTCCTTGGTTTATTCGATTTCGTATTGTTTTTGAAATGGCTTGTGGCCTTTCATTCTTGCACAACTCGAAGCCAGAGCCCGTTGTTCACAGAGATTTAAAACCTGGCAATATCTTGTTAGACAGAAATTATGTGAGCAAAATTTCAGACGTTGGTTTAGCTAAACTCCTTTTCGAAGTTGTGCCTGACAATATTACAGAGTACAGAGAGTCGGTGCTTGCTGGTACTATCCACTACATGGACCCGGAATATCAGAGAACCGGCACTGTTAGACCAAAATCAGATGTATATGCTTTTGGAGTTATAACTCTCCAGCTAATAACTGCTCGCCATGCACGTGGACTCATTTTGACTGTTGAAGATGCGATCACAAATGGCTCCTTCCGTGATATTTTAGATAAATCAGCTGGAGATTGGCCCCTGGATGAGACATTAGAATTAGCTCAAATTGGCCTTAAATGCACTGCACTTAGATGCAGAGATAGACCTGAACTTGACACTGAAGTTCTTCCACTTCTCAAAAGACTTTCTGATATGGCAAATGCTAGTGAAAAGATGGGAAGAAGTAGTACATGCACGCCAAGCCAGTATTATTGTCCAATCCTTCAG GAAATTATGGATGAGCCGCATATTGCTGCAGATGGTTTCACTTATGAGTACAGAGCAATCAAGGCATGGCTCAGCAAGCACAATGTATCACCAGTGACAAAGGTTAAACTCCAGCATTCTGAGTTAACTCCAAACCACACTTTACGTTCTGCCATTCAGGAGTGGAAGTCAGGAGCAACCTCTCTTTATTAG
- the LOC130713238 gene encoding cyclin-D5-1-like, with amino-acid sequence MDDFSCSLLCEESMSCLEDDLEDEEPQHPFIDDPEDEYMGVLIEKEIGQSVKCFKNDETLVIEDWLKLARIDAIDWILKTRAAFGFRVETAYLSVTYFDRILSGQPVEKILSKYVSDNKCWAIRLLSIACLSLAAKMEESNVPALSKYSSEKKFNKNANTLEMIRKMELLVLTTLEWNMGIVIPFSFLSYFITKLCPESPSSPVFSKAKQLILATMKEVNLMDHKPSVIAAAATLVALDQQLTLKTVKLKLSLIPQHVLLEPNDVFGCYILIQRLYTRGGKLLHTPYFETRPKDMIENSNQHTSTKRIRLAFYDEESHGKGLHLESPKF; translated from the exons ATGGATGATTTTTCGTGCAGCCTTCTCTGCGAAGAAAGCATGAGTTGCTTGGAAGATGACTTGGAGGATGAAGAACCACAACACCCTTTCATTGATGATCCAGAGGATGAGTACATGGGTGTTTTGATTGAAAAAGAGATCGGTCAGTCGGTCAAGTGTTTCAAAAATGATGAAACTTTGGTGATTGAGGACTGGTTGAAGCTTGCTCGCATTGATGCAATCGATTGGATTCTCAAA ACAAGAGCAGCATTTGGTTTTCGCGTTGAAACGGCTTACTTATCTGTCACATACTTCGATCGAATTCTTTCTGGGCAACCAGTTGAAAAGATTCTATCAAAGTATGTGAGTGACAACAAGTGTTGGGCAATTCGATTGCTATCAATTGCATGTCTTTCTTTGGCTGCAAAGATGGAGGAGAGCAATGTGCCGGCACTATCAAAGTATTCCTCTGAGAAAAAATT TAATAAAAATGCAAACACACTGGAAATGATTCGAAAAATGGAGCTTTTGGTGTTGACCACATTGGAGTGGAATATGGGCATTGTCAttcccttttcctttctttcttatttCATCACAAAGCTATGCCCAGAATCCCCTTCAAGTCCTGTTTTTTCCAAGGCCAAGCAACTCATCTTGGCCACAATGAAag AGGTCAATTTAATGGATCACAAACCGTCTGTTATTGCAGCAGCTGCTACTTTGGTGGCATTGGATCAACAATTGACCTTAAAAACCGTGAAGTTGAAGCTGAGTTTAATTCCTCAACATGTGCTTCTTGAACCT AATGATGTATTTGGGTGCTACATTCTAATTCAAAGATTATATACTAGAGGAGGGAAGCTTTTACATACTCCATATTTTGAAACGAGGCCAAAAGATATGATAGAAAATTCTAATCAACATACTTCGACTAAGAGAATAAGACTCGCATTCTATGATGAAGAAAGTCATGGCAAGGGACTTCACTTGGAAAGTCCAAAATTTTGA
- the LOC130711435 gene encoding U-box domain-containing protein 34 isoform X2 — MATLRSVAVAVSGGSGAAKGSRRAVQWAVDNLVPQADRFILVHVIPRISSIPTPTGEYIPVSEADADAFATYVEDVKQKSEQVFVPFKKLCESEMMETMLLEDDNPANALLGFVSESGVQTLVLGDSSNFITRKLKGPGIPNTILRCAPDSCDVYVVSRDRIISNLADSSSSNPHETSTSYFMSTQVNKANYGAGFGGEMSGINSSSMEPKILKNFRFLSLSDRSYIGLQTNSRRSSFENSIQNEEEIPEYIGDDVETISLHSFDSIASAQLEQLGMQEEAERLQLELRNTIAMYRQVCEDLARAQSKASLLSSESLEDSKRINASLKREENLRKIAAEEKTKYLEVKKELEEAKNVLAKESYERQMAELNVLKESIEKQRIVDTLLSKDRRYRMYSMDEFKTATNNFSEDLMIGEGGYGKVYKCNLDHTPVAVKVLHHDAINKKEEFLKEVEILSQLHHPNMVLLLGACPENGCLVYEYMENGSLEDYILSKNAKPRLPWFIRFRIVFEMACGLSFLHNSKPEPVVHRDLKPGNILLDRNYVSKISDVGLAKLLFEVVPDNITEYRESVLAGTIHYMDPEYQRTGTVRPKSDVYAFGVITLQLITARHARGLILTVEDAITNGSFRDILDKSAGDWPLDETLELAQIGLKCTALRCRDRPELDTEVLPLLKRLSDMANASEKMGRSSTCTPSQYYCPILQEIMDEPHIAADGFTYEYRAIKAWLSKHNVSPVTKVKLQHSELTPNHTLRSAIQEWKSGATSLY, encoded by the exons ATGGCCACCCTGAGATCGGTTGCTGTCGCCGTCAGTGGCGGCTCCGGCGCCGCCAAGGGTAGCCGGCGAGCTGTTCAGTGGGCGGTGGACAATCTCGTGCCTCAAGCAGATAGGTTCATCTTAGTTCACGTCATCCCCAGAATCTCTTCAATTCCAACCCCAA CTGGAGAGTATATTCCCGTTTCGGAAGCAGATGCCGATGCCTTTGCAACTTATGTGGAGGATGTGAAACAAAAGTCTGAACAAGTCTTTGTTCCATTCAAGAAGCTCTGCGAATCAGAGATG ATGGAAACCATGCTGCTAGAAGACGATAATCCTGCAAATGCACTTCTTGGATTTGTCTCAGAGTCCGGGGTCCAAACTTTAGTGCTGGGTGACTCGTCAAATTTCATTACAAg GAAGCTAAAAGGACCTGGGATACCAAATACCATTCTAAGATGTGCTCCTGACAGCTGTGATGTATATGTTGTATCTAGAGACAGAATTATATCAAATTTAGctgattcttcatcttcaaatccTCATG AGACTAGCACAAGCTACTTCATGTCTACTCAAGTAAATAAAGCAAACTATGGTGCTGGCTTTGGTGGAGAAATGTCTGGAATTAATTCATCCTCAATGGAACCCAAAATTCTAAAAAATTTCAGATTTTTATCATTATCAGACCGTAGTTACATTGGTCTGCAAACAAATAGTCGTAGGAGTTCTTTTGAGAATTCTATccaaaatgaagaagaaattcCAGAATACATCGGAGATGATGTTGAAACTATTAGCCTCCACTCATTTGATTCCATTGCTTCTGCACAACTGGAACAG TTAGGCATGCAAGAAGAAGCAGAACGGCTGCAGCTGGAGTTGCGGAATACCATTGCCATGTACAGACAGGTTTGTGAAGACCTAGCTCGTGCTCAAAGCAAG GCCTCTTTACTTTCTTCTGAGTCTCTTGAAGATTCTAAAAGAATAAATGCTTCCCTGAAAAGAGAGGAGAATTTGAGAAAGATTGCTGCTGAGGAGAAAACAAAGTATTTAGAAGTCAAGAAGGAACTTGAGGAGGCAAAAAATGTGCTTGCCAAAGAATCATATGAAAGACAGATGGCTGAGCTTAATGTCCTTAAAGAATCCATAGAAAAACAGAGAATTGTGGATACATTGCTCTCTAAGGACCGGAGATACCGAATGTACAGCATGGATGAATTCAAGACAGCGACAAACAACTTCTCAGAGGACTTGATGATTGGTGAAGGTGGGTACGGGAAAGTATACAAGTGCAATCTTGATCACACACCAGTGGCTGTAAAGGTTCTGCATCATGATGCAATCAACAAGAAAGAGGAGTTTCTAAAAGAG GTTGAGATTCTCAGTCAGCTACACCATCCAAATATGGTTTTGTTACTTGGAGCCTGTCCTGAGAATGGTTGCCTTGTTTATGAATACATGGAAAATGGAAGCCTTGAAGACTACATTCTCAGCAAAAATGCAAAACCACGACTTCCTTGGTTTATTCGATTTCGTATTGTTTTTGAAATGGCTTGTGGCCTTTCATTCTTGCACAACTCGAAGCCAGAGCCCGTTGTTCACAGAGATTTAAAACCTGGCAATATCTTGTTAGACAGAAATTATGTGAGCAAAATTTCAGACGTTGGTTTAGCTAAACTCCTTTTCGAAGTTGTGCCTGACAATATTACAGAGTACAGAGAGTCGGTGCTTGCTGGTACTATCCACTACATGGACCCGGAATATCAGAGAACCGGCACTGTTAGACCAAAATCAGATGTATATGCTTTTGGAGTTATAACTCTCCAGCTAATAACTGCTCGCCATGCACGTGGACTCATTTTGACTGTTGAAGATGCGATCACAAATGGCTCCTTCCGTGATATTTTAGATAAATCAGCTGGAGATTGGCCCCTGGATGAGACATTAGAATTAGCTCAAATTGGCCTTAAATGCACTGCACTTAGATGCAGAGATAGACCTGAACTTGACACTGAAGTTCTTCCACTTCTCAAAAGACTTTCTGATATGGCAAATGCTAGTGAAAAGATGGGAAGAAGTAGTACATGCACGCCAAGCCAGTATTATTGTCCAATCCTTCAG GAAATTATGGATGAGCCGCATATTGCTGCAGATGGTTTCACTTATGAGTACAGAGCAATCAAGGCATGGCTCAGCAAGCACAATGTATCACCAGTGACAAAGGTTAAACTCCAGCATTCTGAGTTAACTCCAAACCACACTTTACGTTCTGCCATTCAGGAGTGGAAGTCAGGAGCAACCTCTCTTTATTAG
- the LOC130716050 gene encoding glyoxylase I 4 isoform X1 — translation MASLLRAPSFTSPLHQKLNYVSFSPLTMNLQSKFYHASVKNGRCYVPSMSIKAQVAVEGDVLDKESEPINEGSDYGVVSIHHVGILCENLERSLDFYQNVLGLEINEARPHDKLPYRGAWLWVGSEMIHLMELPNPDPLTGRPQHGGRDRHTCIAIRDVSKLKAILDKAGISYTLSRSGRPAIFTRDPDANALEFTQIDD, via the exons ATGGCGTCCCTTCTCAGAGCTCCTTCCTTTACATCTCCTCTGCACCAAAAG TTGAATTATGTCAGCTTTTCACCCCTAACCATGAACCTGCAGTCCAAATTTTATCATGCTAGTGTTAAAAATGGGAGATGCTATGTTCCAAGCATGTCAATAAAAGCTCAGGTGGCTGTTGAGGGGGATGTACTTGACAAAGAATCAGAGCCTATTAATGAAGGAAGTG ATTATGGAGttgttagtattcaccatgttggAATTCTATGTGAAAACCTGGAAAGATCACTTGACTTCTATCAAAACGTTTTAG GCCTCGAGATAAATGAAGCAAGGCCACATGATAAGCTTCCATACAGAGGTGCTTGGTTGTGGGTAGGCTCCGAGATGATTCATCTGATGGAGCTTCCAAATCCTGACCCTTTAACCGGACGACCTCAACATGGGGGTCGAGATCGTCATACATGTATCGCGATCCGGGATGTTTCCAAGCTGAAAGCGATCCTTGATAAAGCTG GTATTTCCTACACACTTAGCCGTTCTGGAAGACCAGCAATTTTTACACGCGATCCTGATGCAAATGCTCTGGAGTTTACACAAATAGATGACTGA
- the LOC130713239 gene encoding serpin-ZX-like, with translation MDLRESMRCQTDVALTITKHLFSKQEYQDKNLMFSPLSLHAVLSLLAAGSAGSTLDELLSFLRFDSIDHLNTFFSQLISAAAPSSHPLTFVNGMWVDKSVSLSNSFKQLLATHYKTSLSSVDFQTKLIIRDGGSINYDFGVDLKGDQVCQEVNSWVEKETKGLITDLFPPKAADKLTRLVCANALSFKGEWKHKFDASCNNKFYLLNGTSIKVPFISNGKKTQYIRTFDSFKVLRLSYKQGRDEKRRFSMCIFLPDAKDGLPALIEKLASESGFLKGKLPRRKVRVHTFKIPKFKISYTLEASNLLKELGVVSPFSQLDADFTKMGDSPSEGGVSVESMFHKVSIEVDAQCTKATAAAGSLLGTYFRPAGIDFVANHPFLFLIREDLTGTFLFIGQVLNPLDGADPLVKVCNFNI, from the exons ATGGACCTCAGAGAATCAATGAGGTGCCAAACAGATGTTGCCCTCACCATCACAAAGCATTTATTCTCTAAACAAGAGTATCAAGACAAGAACCTCATGTTTTCACCTTTGTCCCTCCATGCTGTTCTTAGCCTCCTGGCCGCTGGTTCAGCAGGCAGCACACTCGACGAGCTTCTTTCCTTCCTCCGATTTGACTCCATCGACCATCTCAACACTTTCTTCTCTCAACTCATCTCCGCTGCTGCTCCTTCTTCACATCCCCTCACTTTTGTTAATGGAATGTGGGTTGATAAATCGGTTTCCCTTTCCAATTCTTTTAAACAACTTCTGGCCACTCATTACAAGACGTCTCTGTCCTCAGTTGATTTTCAGACCAAG cttataattagggacggagggagtattaattaTGATTTTGGTGTGGATTTGAAGGGAGATCAAGTGTGCCAGGAGGTGAATTCATGGGTTGAAAAAGAGACTAAGGGTCTTATCACagacctttttcctcccaaggcAGCAGACAAGTTAACCAGGCTTGTGTGTGCAAATGCACTCTCCTTCAAGGGTGAGTGGAAACACAAGTTTGATGCTTCATGTAATAATAAGTTTTACCTCCTTAATGGTACCTCAATCAAGGTTCCCTTCATAAGCAATGGGAAGAAGACGCAGTATATTAGAACTTTTGATAGTTTTAAAGTCCTCCGGCTTTCTTACAAACAAGGTAGGGATGAAAAGCGTCGGTTCTCTATGTGCATTTTCCTTCCAGATGCAAAAGATGGACTCCCAGCTTTAATTGAAAAGTTGGCTTCAGAATCTGGTTTCTTGAAAGGCAAGCTTCCTCGCCGAAAAGTGCGAGTACATACATTCAAGATTCCAAAATTCAAGATTTCTTATACACTTGAAGCTTCTAATTTGCTGAAAGAGCTTGGAGTAGTTTCGCCTTTCTCTCAATTGGATGCAGATTTTACAAAAATGGGGGACTCTCCTTCCGAAGGAGGTGTATCCGTTGAAAGCATGTTTCACAAAGTTTCCATTGAGGTAGATGCACAATGCACTAAAGCTACAGCAGCGGCCGGTTCACTGTTAGGCACTTATTTTAGACCAGCTGGCATAGATTTTGTAGCAAATCACCCTTTCCTCTTCTTGATACGAGAAGATTTGACCGGAACATTCCTCTTTATTGGGCAGGTGCTCAATCCTCTTGATGGAGCAGACCCGTTGGTGAAGGTTTGCAATTTCAATATctga
- the LOC130716050 gene encoding glyoxylase I 4 isoform X2: MNLQSKFYHASVKNGRCYVPSMSIKAQVAVEGDVLDKESEPINEGSDYGVVSIHHVGILCENLERSLDFYQNVLGLEINEARPHDKLPYRGAWLWVGSEMIHLMELPNPDPLTGRPQHGGRDRHTCIAIRDVSKLKAILDKAGISYTLSRSGRPAIFTRDPDANALEFTQIDD; encoded by the exons ATGAACCTGCAGTCCAAATTTTATCATGCTAGTGTTAAAAATGGGAGATGCTATGTTCCAAGCATGTCAATAAAAGCTCAGGTGGCTGTTGAGGGGGATGTACTTGACAAAGAATCAGAGCCTATTAATGAAGGAAGTG ATTATGGAGttgttagtattcaccatgttggAATTCTATGTGAAAACCTGGAAAGATCACTTGACTTCTATCAAAACGTTTTAG GCCTCGAGATAAATGAAGCAAGGCCACATGATAAGCTTCCATACAGAGGTGCTTGGTTGTGGGTAGGCTCCGAGATGATTCATCTGATGGAGCTTCCAAATCCTGACCCTTTAACCGGACGACCTCAACATGGGGGTCGAGATCGTCATACATGTATCGCGATCCGGGATGTTTCCAAGCTGAAAGCGATCCTTGATAAAGCTG GTATTTCCTACACACTTAGCCGTTCTGGAAGACCAGCAATTTTTACACGCGATCCTGATGCAAATGCTCTGGAGTTTACACAAATAGATGACTGA